The Castanea sativa cultivar Marrone di Chiusa Pesio chromosome 11, ASM4071231v1 genome contains a region encoding:
- the LOC142616252 gene encoding uncharacterized protein LOC142616252: MEDDASVDADSDEDVETLRQGIVAVKFSMEFKQHIRRPWARVLIVKVYGRAVGLSFLQSKLLTLWKPAGRLDCVDLGHGFFLTRLSLKEDFENVLRKGLCFVGDHFLSIRPWEPNFKPASVNVSSIAVWIRLNELLIEYSNMEALQHVGRAIGNVLRVDTFIATETRGPNGQVHDVE, encoded by the exons ATGGAGGATGATGCTAGTGTTGATGCTGACTCAGATGAAGATGTGGAGACACTCAGACAAGGTATAGTGGCTGTCAAGTTTTCCATGGAATTTAAGCAGCATATTAGAAGGCCATGGGCAAGAGTCCTCATTGTTAAGGTGTATGGTAGGGCTGTTGGGCTCAGCTTCCTTCAATCCAAACTTCTTACTTTGTGGAAACCAGCAGGAAGACTGGATTGTGTGGACTTAGGACATGGTTTTTTTCTCACTAGGTTGTCTTTAAAAGAAGACTTTGAGAATGTTTTGCGAAAGGGGCTGTGCTTTGTAGGAGACCATTTTCTATCTATTAGGCCATGGGAGCCGAATTTCAAGCCAGCTTCAGTAAATGTTTCTTCTATTGCAGTTTGGATTAGGCTTAATGAATTACTTATTGAATATTCTAACATGGAGGCTCTACAACACGTTGGAAGAGCAATTGGTAATGTTCTAAGGGTGGATACGTTCATTGCAACTGAGACCAGAG GACCTAATGGTCAAGTGCATGATGTTGAGTAG